The Polluticoccus soli sequence CAGCATAGCTTGAGAGCTAGTACGGATGTTAGAAGAGTTGTTGTCGAATGTAATGCTACCAGCACCGATGTTAGCGCAAGCAGATACAGTACCACAACCTTCTGGACAAGGACATTTACCAACGCCATCAGCATCAACTGGTTGGCAATATGTTGGAGTGATCAGTTCTTTATCGCGATCATCAGGAACGCCATCACCGTCAGTATCCATTGGGCAACCGTGAGTATCAACGGCAACACCAGCAGGAGTACCAGGGCATTTGTCGAACTGATCAGTAACACCATCACCATCTGAATCAGGCAGAACCGGATCAGGCAGGATCATATGACGTGGGTAGCTCAACTCATTGTAAGCATGATCCAGAGGATTCATCCAGTACAGAGGCTCAACGTGTGTACGGCTGTTACCGATATTAAAGTTCAGACCCAGAGACAGGTAGTTCAGACCATCCCAACCTGGAGTCAGAGCCTGGCCGCTCCAGCGGTGACCATCCAGCAGGTCGTCACCTGTACCGAATGAATAACGGTCTTCGATAGCCAGGTTGATGCGTTTGCTCAGGCGGAACTGAGCACCAGCACCGATGCTTGGAGCAAAACCAACCAGCTTGTCGTCGAACATAGTTGTACGATCAGCATCAGCGTTAGGGAATGCAGACGTTTCATACGAACCGTCCAGGATATCGTCGAAGATATCGCGGCGCTCACCCCTATCAACTACATTACCAGCTTGATCCTGGAATGCGGTTCCGTAAGGAGTCAGGCTAGCATCCAAGGCATCAACGCGTGTTTTATAAGCCCTGAAACCAAGACCTATATAACCATAAAGTGATGCTTTGATACGTGCTTTATGGAAGTTGATATTGTTGATCGAACCCATGATGTCAAAGTTCAGGCTGTGCATCTCTGTGCGGTAGTTACGCGCCACAAACTGATTGTTTGCAGTGTAGCTATAACCGTTTGAAGCGCCGTTCCATGCTGGCTCGAGACCTACATACTGAGGGCTGGCCAGATCATGATCCAGACCTTTACCAATGCCGTAGATATACTGCAGACGTGTAGACACTACATAACCCCATGCTTTACGTACGTGTGCATGGAAGCCGTAGCCACCGCCATTGGTTAACCACAATGATGGAACATCGCCATTGATGTTGAAAGCACCGCCACCTACACCTACTTCCCACATGTTACGTGGTTTAGGAGGGAAGGCATCCTGGTGGTTCATGTAACGACGATACTGATCCAAACGGCCGTTTGAATAGTAGCTTGAATCCAGAACATCATAACCCTGACCACGATAAGTCATATCGCGGCTAGACCATTGGGCTGACGTTGAAGATCCACTCTCTTGAGCATACGCCGGTTGCCCCAGGAAGGCAGAGCAAAGACCAGCTAGCAATAGGTACTTTTTGTTGACCATAACAGATTTGTTTATTTAAACAATTTTGGTTAAATTATTAAATATATGCCAAAGGTATAGTACACCTTTGAAAAGAACAAAAATATTAAAAAATTGTTTTTGGCTTTTAAATTACGGCTTATTCAAGTTTTATGCCAAAAAAGTACTTTTATTAATTGTAAGCTTCTGCGACATTTGCAAGCTATACGATATGCCATCTAAATGGAGCTTGTAAAAAAGGTTATTGGTTCTGAACTGACCATTTTTGAAAGAAAGTTTGCGGAGAGTGTAAAGGGGTCCAATCCTTTACTCGACCGCATTATGCGCTTTATAATCAGAAGGAAAGGTAAGCAAATGAGACCTATGTTTGTTTTTCTCTCCGCTAAGATCGCTGCCGGTATAAATGAAAGTACATTTAGAGCTGCCTCGCTCATAGAACTTTTGCACACTGCTACCTTAGTACATGATGATGTGGTTGATAATGCGATGATTCGTAGAAATTTTTTCTCAATAAACGCATTATGGAAGAACAAAATAGCTGTGTTGGTGGGCGACTACTTGTTATCGAAAGGGTTATTGTTGTCGCTGCAAAATGATGATTACCAGATTTTACAAATAACATCCAGGGCTGTAAAAGAGATGAGCGAGGGCGAACTGCTGCAGATGGAAAAAGCACGTAAGCTTGATATAAAAGAGGATGTCTATTTTGATATAATTCGTGCAAAAACCGCGTCCCTGCTGTCTGCGGCCTGTTCAGCAGGTGCTTACTCAGCCACGGACAACAAAGAAACAGCCGAATACTTCAGGCAATTTGGTGAAAATATCGGCATTGCTTTCCAGATCATGGACGACCTGTTCGACTACGGCGCCGAAGCCATAGGAAAACCTACCGGTATCGATATCAAGGAGAAGAAAATGACGTTACCCTTAATATACGCTTTGCAAAACGCTGATAATCATACCAAAAGAAGGATAATTTATATAATTAAGAACCAAAATACTGATCGGGAAAAGGTTCAGGAAGTTATCAGTTACGTTCAGCAGTCGGGAGGTATAGATTACGCAACGAAGAAGATGAAAGAATACCAGGAAAAAGCACTGCAGATGCTCGACAAATACCCTGACTCCGATGCCAAAGCGGCCATGAAAGAGCTGGTCAACTATGTAATAGCCCGGAAATATTAGAAAAAAACCGGGAACGCGCGACGTTAGTACATTTCTTAATTTTGGCTCCTTAACGCTATGGCTAGATCAGGTAAGGAAGCCCTCGACGAGTTTATTGAAGTCCAGGGAGCAAGGGTGCACAATCTTAAGAATATTGACGTAAACATACCTAAAAATAAACTGGTGGTCATTACCGGTATCAGTGGCAGCGGAAAATCTTCGCTGGCGTTTGATACGATATTTGCCGAAGGCCAACGCAGGTATATGGAAAGTTTTGCTGCCTATGCAAGGCAGTTCCTTGGCGATCTCGACCGACCTGATGTTGATAAGATCACCGGCCTGTCCCCGGTAATATCCATAGAACAGAAAACAACTAACCGTAACCCCAGGTCAACGGTCGGAACCGTTACTGAGGTGTATGACTTTATGCGGCTGTTATACGCACGCGCTGCTGAAGCTTATTCTTATAACACGGGCAAAAAAATGACCCGCTTCAGCGAAGAAGAGATCGTGTCGCACATACAAGAACACTTTGCGGGACGTAAGATCGTTTTACTAGCACCACTGATCCGCGGCCGCAAAGGTCACTATCGCGAGTTGTTTGAGCAATTAAGAAAACAAGGCTACCTCAAGGTGCGCATAGATGGCGAGATCGTGGACCTGAAGGAGCGCATGCAGCTAGACAGGTATAAGATACACGATATAGAGCTGGTTATCGACAGGCTAGTTGTTCAGACAGAGGCGCAGGCTCGCCTGAGTCAAAGCATTCAAAAGTCGCTGCAGATGGGTAAAGAGCTCATGTTTTTACTCGACGCAGACAAGAATAAGCTAAGCCAATACAGCAAGCAATTAATGTGCGCCGACACTGGTTTGTCATACGAAGAACCTTCACCAAATACCTTCTCTTTCAACTCACCTTATGGCGCGTGTCCTAAATGCAAAGGACTTGGTAGCATATACCAGGTGAACATGGACGAGATCATCCCGGACAGAAATGTCAGCATCAACGATGGTGGTATTGCTCCGCTCGGTGGTGAACGTGATGCATGGACCTATCAACAGGCCATGATCCTTGCAAAGAAAAACAAGATCCCGCTTAACATCCCCATAAAAGATATTCCCGAAAAGCAGTTGAATATTCTGCTCTATGGAAATGAAGAAGGGGTTATAACTTATGTGGACGATGAGGCCGAAACCTATCATGAACATGTAGCCCAGCACAGTTATGAAGGCATTGTGAACATGGTGCTTCGCTGGTTCAATGAAACAACATCGGAAGCCATACGAGACTGGGCCGAAGGGTATATGCAACTGAATACTTGCCCGGTTTGTGACGGCGCAAGGTTGAAAAAGGAGAGCTTATGGTTTAAGATCGACAAGGCAAACATCGCCGAATTGTCATCTAAATCATTGCAGGAGTTGTTTGATTGGTTCATTGGTGTAGAAGGCCGCCTTAGCCAAAAACAAAACCTTATAGCAAAGGATATTTTAAAGGAGATAAGAGAACGCTTGCACTTCCTGCTTAACGTAGGCCTGCATTACCTGACACTCGACCGCGCTACCCGCACGTTAAGCGGCGGAGAATCTCAGCGCATCAGGCTGGCCACACAGATAGGCTCACAGCTTACCGGTATCACTTATATATTGGATGAACCCAGCATTGGCTTGCATCAGCGCGACAACCAACGCCTTATTAATGCATTAAAAGATCTTCGGGATGGGGGCAACTCAGTGCTGGTAGTTGAGCACGATAAGGATATCATGATGGCAGCAGATCACCTGATAGATATCGGACCTAATGCCGGTTACCATGGAGGGCGAATAGTAAGCCAGGGCCATCCCAATGACGTGGTGAAAGAAAACACGACAACAGCGGGTTATCTTAATCGAACACTGAACATAGAGGTACCTGAAGAAAGAAGAAAAGGCAATGGCAAAAAACTGGTTTTGAAAGGCGCTACCGGCAATAATTTGAAAAACGTTTCCATTACGCTACCACTGGGCACATTCATTTGTGTGAGTGGCGTATCCGGCAGCGGCAAGAGTACGCTTATTAACGAGACCCTCTACCCTATTCTTGGTAAACACTGCTATCACAACTTTAAACAGACGCCGATGCCTTATAAATCGGTGACTGGCTTAGAGCATATCGATAAAGTTATTGAAATAGACCAGAGCCCGATCGGGCGTACGCCGCGCAGTAATCCTGCAACATACTGCGGGTTCTTTAACGAGATCCGTCAATTATTTGCACAGGTACCGGAGGCCAAGATACGCGGGTACAATGCAGGCCGATTCTCATTTAATGTAAAAGGCGGACGCTGCGAAGAATGCCAGGGAGGCGGTATGCGTGTGATCGAGATGAACTTCCTGCCCGATGTTTATGTACCATGCGAAAAATGTAATGGACGCCGGTATAATCGCGAAACACTGGAGATTCGCTATAAGGGAAAGTCAATCGCCGATGTATTGGCAATGACTGTTGACGATGCTGTGGAGTTTTTCATGAACGTATCGTTCTTGCACCGTAAGATCAAAACACTGCAAGACGTAGGCTTGGGTTATATTACTTTAGGCCAGAGCGCTGTTACACTAAGCGGCGGTGAAGCACAACGGGTAAAACTTGCCACGGAGCTCTCCAAACGCGATACAGGACAAACTATCTATATACTCGATGAACCAACTACAGGGCTGCACTTCCAGGACATCAGACACCTGTTGTCAGTATTAAACAGGCTGGTCGATCGCGGCAATACAGTACTCGTTATAGAACACAACCTAGACGTGGTAAAAGTAGCCGACTACGTGATAGATATGGGTCCGGAAGGAGGAAACGGAGGTGGCACGCTGGTAGCAAGCGGCACGCCCGAAGATGTGGCCGCAAAAAAGGAAAGCATCACGGGTATTTTCCTGAAGCAGGAGCTTGAAGTCTAGTCAACAACTATCTTCCGCACCATTTCTTCTTTGGTGGCTGTATTGACCAGGCGAACGTGGTACACACCTTTTGCCCAGGTGGTGACGTCTACTTCCATCTGCTTCATCATTTCTGCAGCAAACACAGTTTGCCCAAGCGTGTTGACTATGACAACCTTGTGCAACTGATCGTTATGAATGTATACGTTCACGGCATCGTGCGCAGGCACAGGATAAATTTCAACCTCACCGGATTGTTCTAGTGGTTCAATGGATGCAGGCCATGTATTTATCGAAAATGACTCGTTGCTAAGATCGAAGAAAACATTGTTACTCCCTTTTACCTTTACCCGTGCCGACGTTGTTGGAGCAAAAGGCACCGTGATTGTCTCGCTGCCATCGTTGGGCGTACCTGATGCCAGCGTGAACGGATAAGTGCGTCCACCATCAACCGACAATAGAATATCAACAGCGTTGCAGTTAATGGGAGAGGCTGTGGTGTTCGCCACATCCCAGCTCACCGGTACATTAGTCCCTATCTGCCAATAGTTACTGGAAAAATTGGGACTTGTCACAGCAAATGGGATTCCCGTATTCACTACATTTAGTGTAATCTGATCGGTAAGAAAATTAAATGTGCCGTAGCCATTCAAGACATCACGTACTGTTAATCTAAAATTTAATGTACGCGCCACAGATGGAAGCTTCTCGCCAACATAAGATATCTTATTCTTCAGGAGTGTATCAAGCGTAGGAAATACCCTTATGCGCGACGCGGTGGGCTTAAATGAACGAAAAATCGGTCCAAACTCACTGGTAGCTGCAAAGCTCGAACCAAAGTCACCAAGATCCCATTCTTCCCAGCAATATGTAAGAATATCATGGTCTGCGTCTACGGCTTCAGGTGCAGTGAGTTCGAATGGCGTCAAAAAAGGAATGCTAAACGTTTGAGAAAACGAAGGAACTACAGGTGGTGTATTATTTGACGGCGCAACCGTGGCACACGTGGCGCCGCTCACCAGGTAATTGGTTATTTGATCAAGACTTTTCAGGTGAAAATAATCATCACTTCGTTTCGCTACATCATTCGCACTGCCACAAATGCCTGCATAAGCCATAACTGTAGAACCTCCACCCGGTTCATATGCTGCGCTTTGCACGGCATTATTGGTACATGAGCCTGCGTTAAAATTTGCGTTGAACGTGTGGTTACCTCCAAATTGGTGGCCCATTTCATGTGCTACATAATCTATATCAAATGGATCGCCTTCAGGTTTTGGCTGACCTGTAACTCCTCGGGCTTTTTGGCCAACCTTACATACACAGCCCAGGCTTGCTATACCTCCGCCACCTGTGCTAAACACGTGGCCTATGTCATAGTTAGCCGACCCAATTATCGCATCTGCCTTGGTCTGATTCTGGCCCAACATCGTAGTTCCGTTAGCGTTATCATAACCGTCATCTTCTGCGAGATAGATCAGATCGTCGGTATTGCTCACCAGTACCATTGTAACGCCGACTTCTTTTTCATACACTCCGTTAACCCGGTTCATTGTGGTGACCATAGCGCTTAATACGGCCGCTTTGGTAAGATTCGCGCTGGCTACAGCCGCAGAATATTGAGCTGTGGCACCTAAAGCTAAGCGATAGGTACGTCGTATAGTACCATTCACTTTCAACGGCGTTTTGGGATCGTTCAACTGAATAGCGCCGGCAGTTAATTCCTGCTCCGTAACACTAGCCATGTCACAGGCTGGCACTTCAGATTCAGCGCGCAAAAAATCACGTTTATAATAAGACACGTAAGTGTTTCGGTCATTTCCTGAAGGATCAACTAGGTAGGTATTGGAACCATCGTATACCATGGCGTGAAAGCCTGATACTGTAATGTCCATCCGCACAGTAACTGTCGGATCATCTATCGCCACCCCCCTGTACGTTTTTATACGGGGATATTTAGCAGCAAGGCCATCTTCCATTACAGGAGCATCCCAGACCTTGAAATTCCGGCTGCGTCCATCAGGAGTAGGCAGGCCAACAACTATACTTTTTTCAATTGTCGCCGATAACAACTGCTGCTCCATACCCGTAAGTTGAAGCCGGTATGCAGTAAAAGACTTAACGTTTGCGCTAACGCCCGACGGAGCTACCGTTGCATTTTGCCAGAGGTTATCATTATTCTTAGCGGTCACTTCTGAGCAACAGCAGAAAAGCAATAAAGCTGGTAGTAAATTTTTAACCATAATCATAGTCTGTTATACGGTCAGGGTCTTTCAAATTCTTGCTTTATCTCTTTGGTATCAGACCTTTTGTACACCATGTGAAAGATCTTACCATTGTGATTCAACGGTGTAATATAATACATTTCGCCATCTGATATTACCTGCCCCTGCAGAACGTTGCCGTCATAATCAAGACGAATATCATTGCCTCCGGCACCCTTCCCTTTCAGGGAAACCAAATTCGGATACTTCTTTTTCAGGCTATCTGGCAAAATATCCGAGCGGGTAATATCATATTGTATACAGTTAGGCTGACTACCTAATGGCACAAAGAACAAAGTAGATTTGTTATGGTCGGCCAACGAAAAATATCGTTTTAATTCGCCGGCATCTAATGCGTATACCTGGTAATAAGACGGCAACGACATAGCAGAATACCCATCAAGAACCTTGTTGTCTACCAACCACCATCGAATACCGTTATTCTGATCTCTGCCGTCGCATACACGTTTGGCACCTTCATAGGGAGAGTGTCGCGAACTGCCACATGCGCAAAGCACACAGCAACACATCGTTATAAGAAAGCTCCTGTATTTCAAGTTCATATACGTGACAATCAGAAAGAAGACACAAAACCTATGCCCGACTCATAACTAGTCAAGCCGGCGAACGCCGAGACGCAACGAATTCAAAACAAGCACTACATCGCTCAGCGCCATAATACCCGCTCCCCATGTGGGCTTCAGATATCCTAACGCTGCTACGGGGATGGCTATGACATTGTACAAGAACGCCCAGAACAGATTTTGCTTGATGGTCTGTTCTGTATAAATGCCCAACTTGATAGCCCTGGGCAGACTGGAAAGCTGGTTGTTTGACAATATGATATTGGCAGACTGTATGGCTATCTGCGACGATTCACTCAGCGATATACCAAC is a genomic window containing:
- a CDS encoding OmpA family protein, translated to MVNKKYLLLAGLCSAFLGQPAYAQESGSSTSAQWSSRDMTYRGQGYDVLDSSYYSNGRLDQYRRYMNHQDAFPPKPRNMWEVGVGGGAFNINGDVPSLWLTNGGGYGFHAHVRKAWGYVVSTRLQYIYGIGKGLDHDLASPQYVGLEPAWNGASNGYSYTANNQFVARNYRTEMHSLNFDIMGSINNINFHKARIKASLYGYIGLGFRAYKTRVDALDASLTPYGTAFQDQAGNVVDRGERRDIFDDILDGSYETSAFPNADADRTTMFDDKLVGFAPSIGAGAQFRLSKRINLAIEDRYSFGTGDDLLDGHRWSGQALTPGWDGLNYLSLGLNFNIGNSRTHVEPLYWMNPLDHAYNELSYPRHMILPDPVLPDSDGDGVTDQFDKCPGTPAGVAVDTHGCPMDTDGDGVPDDRDKELITPTYCQPVDADGVGKCPCPEGCGTVSACANIGAGSITFDNNSSNIRTSSQAMLATLAAQMQANPTCKVVITGSGNASKVQQQRSWDRVNRIIEYMSEKHGIDRNRFIFQYGQAGDANSVMYRSAMQGEEGPANVAPPFPNLRRD
- a CDS encoding zinc-dependent metalloprotease family protein, coding for MVKNLLPALLLFCCCSEVTAKNNDNLWQNATVAPSGVSANVKSFTAYRLQLTGMEQQLLSATIEKSIVVGLPTPDGRSRNFKVWDAPVMEDGLAAKYPRIKTYRGVAIDDPTVTVRMDITVSGFHAMVYDGSNTYLVDPSGNDRNTYVSYYKRDFLRAESEVPACDMASVTEQELTAGAIQLNDPKTPLKVNGTIRRTYRLALGATAQYSAAVASANLTKAAVLSAMVTTMNRVNGVYEKEVGVTMVLVSNTDDLIYLAEDDGYDNANGTTMLGQNQTKADAIIGSANYDIGHVFSTGGGGIASLGCVCKVGQKARGVTGQPKPEGDPFDIDYVAHEMGHQFGGNHTFNANFNAGSCTNNAVQSAAYEPGGGSTVMAYAGICGSANDVAKRSDDYFHLKSLDQITNYLVSGATCATVAPSNNTPPVVPSFSQTFSIPFLTPFELTAPEAVDADHDILTYCWEEWDLGDFGSSFAATSEFGPIFRSFKPTASRIRVFPTLDTLLKNKISYVGEKLPSVARTLNFRLTVRDVLNGYGTFNFLTDQITLNVVNTGIPFAVTSPNFSSNYWQIGTNVPVSWDVANTTASPINCNAVDILLSVDGGRTYPFTLASGTPNDGSETITVPFAPTTSARVKVKGSNNVFFDLSNESFSINTWPASIEPLEQSGEVEIYPVPAHDAVNVYIHNDQLHKVVIVNTLGQTVFAAEMMKQMEVDVTTWAKGVYHVRLVNTATKEEMVRKIVVD
- the uvrA gene encoding excinuclease ABC subunit UvrA, with protein sequence MARSGKEALDEFIEVQGARVHNLKNIDVNIPKNKLVVITGISGSGKSSLAFDTIFAEGQRRYMESFAAYARQFLGDLDRPDVDKITGLSPVISIEQKTTNRNPRSTVGTVTEVYDFMRLLYARAAEAYSYNTGKKMTRFSEEEIVSHIQEHFAGRKIVLLAPLIRGRKGHYRELFEQLRKQGYLKVRIDGEIVDLKERMQLDRYKIHDIELVIDRLVVQTEAQARLSQSIQKSLQMGKELMFLLDADKNKLSQYSKQLMCADTGLSYEEPSPNTFSFNSPYGACPKCKGLGSIYQVNMDEIIPDRNVSINDGGIAPLGGERDAWTYQQAMILAKKNKIPLNIPIKDIPEKQLNILLYGNEEGVITYVDDEAETYHEHVAQHSYEGIVNMVLRWFNETTSEAIRDWAEGYMQLNTCPVCDGARLKKESLWFKIDKANIAELSSKSLQELFDWFIGVEGRLSQKQNLIAKDILKEIRERLHFLLNVGLHYLTLDRATRTLSGGESQRIRLATQIGSQLTGITYILDEPSIGLHQRDNQRLINALKDLRDGGNSVLVVEHDKDIMMAADHLIDIGPNAGYHGGRIVSQGHPNDVVKENTTTAGYLNRTLNIEVPEERRKGNGKKLVLKGATGNNLKNVSITLPLGTFICVSGVSGSGKSTLINETLYPILGKHCYHNFKQTPMPYKSVTGLEHIDKVIEIDQSPIGRTPRSNPATYCGFFNEIRQLFAQVPEAKIRGYNAGRFSFNVKGGRCEECQGGGMRVIEMNFLPDVYVPCEKCNGRRYNRETLEIRYKGKSIADVLAMTVDDAVEFFMNVSFLHRKIKTLQDVGLGYITLGQSAVTLSGGEAQRVKLATELSKRDTGQTIYILDEPTTGLHFQDIRHLLSVLNRLVDRGNTVLVIEHNLDVVKVADYVIDMGPEGGNGGGTLVASGTPEDVAAKKESITGIFLKQELEV
- a CDS encoding polyprenyl synthetase family protein encodes the protein MELVKKVIGSELTIFERKFAESVKGSNPLLDRIMRFIIRRKGKQMRPMFVFLSAKIAAGINESTFRAASLIELLHTATLVHDDVVDNAMIRRNFFSINALWKNKIAVLVGDYLLSKGLLLSLQNDDYQILQITSRAVKEMSEGELLQMEKARKLDIKEDVYFDIIRAKTASLLSAACSAGAYSATDNKETAEYFRQFGENIGIAFQIMDDLFDYGAEAIGKPTGIDIKEKKMTLPLIYALQNADNHTKRRIIYIIKNQNTDREKVQEVISYVQQSGGIDYATKKMKEYQEKALQMLDKYPDSDAKAAMKELVNYVIARKY